In the genome of Petrotoga sp. 9PWA.NaAc.5.4, one region contains:
- a CDS encoding PhoU domain-containing protein, with protein sequence MPQKENFQDISTFSFNRLIRYLNNVLRMGRIVQGMLYKFSDAYIERKIDLSKEIIQQDDRIDLMEADLEYESIVLLSSYNFTGIYLKSCFIGSRLIQRFENMADLIEKNSKLNIDIMNNPYVINTANFEDVMEITKEIFSYALLMLSDFINIEAKKLKTKETENNFFKKAKNICIANKEIDSLIKAYKSYLYKFKENFKVISFHLEILNNIETFSDLTTNLSEDIIWALTGDLFKCRENEMELFYSLGEE encoded by the coding sequence TTGCCACAAAAAGAAAATTTTCAAGATATCAGTACTTTCAGCTTTAATAGATTAATAAGATACCTTAACAATGTCTTAAGAATGGGAAGAATTGTACAGGGAATGTTATACAAATTCAGTGATGCATATATAGAAAGAAAAATCGATCTTTCCAAAGAAATAATTCAGCAAGATGACAGGATAGATCTAATGGAAGCAGATTTAGAATACGAAAGTATAGTCTTACTTTCTTCGTACAATTTTACTGGTATTTATCTTAAATCTTGTTTTATAGGTTCGAGATTAATACAAAGATTTGAAAATATGGCTGATTTAATTGAGAAAAATTCAAAACTTAATATTGATATAATGAATAACCCTTATGTCATAAATACCGCTAATTTTGAAGATGTTATGGAAATTACTAAAGAAATTTTTTCATACGCTTTGTTGATGTTGTCTGACTTCATAAATATTGAAGCAAAAAAGTTAAAAACTAAAGAGACAGAAAATAATTTTTTTAAAAAAGCAAAGAATATTTGTATTGCGAATAAAGAAATAGACTCATTGATTAAAGCATACAAGTCTTATCTATACAAATTTAAAGAAAATTTCAAAGTAATTTCTTTCCATTTAGAAATATTAAACAATATTGAAACTTTTTCAGATCTGACAACAAACTTGTCCGAAGATATAATTTGGGCTTTAACAGGAGATCTATTCAAATGTCGAGAAAATGAAATGGAATTATTCTATTCTCTAGGAGAAGAATAA